The Deltaproteobacteria bacterium genome window below encodes:
- a CDS encoding 1-acyl-sn-glycerol-3-phosphate acyltransferase, with amino-acid sequence MRKKKFSQNAGIYTTLVCKLFNIKIEVIQPLSFHDAGLIVGNHMGFIDILVMHSLTKALFVTSYEMRETPVLGLITEMSGCLFVERRNKSNILSELKNIIDALNDDFNVTLYPEATSHNGEEILPFKRTLMTSAAAAGKPILPYCFNFKSINGEPFSLKYRDHVCWYGDMGFFSSFLKSISLEEIVTEVTFLEPYYPKMEQERAEVANEVRRRIVKHFRPATAL; translated from the coding sequence TTGAGAAAAAAGAAATTTTCTCAAAACGCAGGAATATACACAACCTTGGTTTGTAAACTTTTTAATATCAAAATTGAAGTTATTCAACCTTTGTCATTCCATGATGCTGGCTTGATTGTTGGTAATCACATGGGCTTTATTGATATTTTAGTCATGCATTCTTTGACGAAGGCGCTATTTGTAACTTCCTATGAAATGAGAGAAACTCCGGTATTGGGTTTAATTACAGAGATGTCAGGTTGCTTGTTTGTTGAAAGAAGAAATAAATCAAACATTTTAAGTGAATTAAAAAATATCATTGATGCTCTGAATGATGATTTCAATGTGACACTTTATCCAGAAGCGACGTCTCATAATGGCGAAGAAATTTTACCATTTAAGCGAACCCTAATGACATCAGCTGCGGCTGCAGGAAAACCCATATTGCCCTATTGTTTTAATTTTAAATCAATTAATGGAGAGCCATTTAGTTTAAAATACCGTGACCATGTTTGCTGGTATGGAGATATGGGATTTTTTTCATCTTTTTTGAAATCAATTAGTTTAGAAGAAATTGTAACCGAGGTCACTTTTCTAGAGCCTTATTATCCAAAAATGGAACAAGAACGAGCCGAAGTCGCCAATGAAGTTCGCAGAAGAATCGTTAAGCATTTTAGACCAGCTACTGCGCTCTGA
- a CDS encoding fumarylacetoacetate hydrolase family protein, with protein MKLGSIKNPNFQDPNAKDGLLVLVSRYLTKVVLATEIAPCLRVALENWNAYSPLLEKKYAALNENKLNDTFDYATTDFLSALPRTWLFADGSSFIYHVKLVRKARNAPLPETLSTVPLMYQGECGEFLKPKGMIDQIDFSHGTDFEGEVGVIVDDVPMGIDPQGALKHIKLILLINDVSLRGLIPEELAQGFGFFQSKPASALSPVAVTPEELGPAWRDGRVHLPLTVTYNQKKFGCANAGEMHFHFGELISHAARTRNLAAGSVIGSGTVSNENHDKGSSCLAEKRMIEQIEVGKITTPFMKLGDTIEISMYNHQNENIFGTIFQTVQKKI; from the coding sequence TTGAAACTAGGATCAATTAAAAATCCAAATTTTCAAGATCCAAATGCTAAAGACGGGTTGTTGGTATTGGTTTCCCGTTATTTAACTAAAGTCGTTTTAGCAACTGAAATTGCTCCTTGTTTACGAGTGGCACTAGAGAATTGGAATGCTTATTCTCCTCTATTGGAAAAAAAGTATGCTGCTTTGAATGAAAATAAACTTAACGATACCTTTGATTATGCAACAACTGATTTTCTTTCTGCCTTGCCCAGAACGTGGTTGTTTGCTGATGGTTCTTCATTTATTTATCATGTCAAATTAGTTCGTAAGGCCAGAAATGCCCCCTTACCTGAAACTCTTTCCACGGTTCCATTAATGTACCAAGGGGAATGTGGTGAATTTTTAAAACCTAAAGGAATGATTGATCAAATCGATTTTTCCCATGGTACTGATTTTGAGGGCGAAGTGGGTGTCATCGTTGATGATGTTCCTATGGGAATTGATCCTCAAGGAGCACTAAAACATATTAAGCTCATCTTACTAATAAATGATGTTTCTTTGCGTGGATTGATCCCTGAAGAACTGGCCCAAGGCTTTGGATTCTTCCAAAGTAAACCTGCCTCGGCACTTTCCCCAGTGGCTGTCACCCCAGAAGAACTGGGGCCCGCTTGGCGTGATGGCCGTGTTCATCTACCTTTAACTGTCACCTACAATCAAAAAAAGTTTGGTTGTGCCAATGCTGGAGAAATGCACTTTCATTTTGGTGAGTTAATCTCCCACGCTGCAAGAACAAGAAATCTGGCGGCTGGATCTGTCATAGGTAGTGGAACCGTTTCAAATGAAAATCATGACAAAGGCTCAAGCTGTCTTGCTGAAAAAAGAATGATCGAACAAATAGAAGTTGGAAAAATCACGACTCCATTTATGAAACTCGGTGATACCATTGAAATTTCAATGTATAATCATCAAAATGAAAATATTTTTGGCACCATTTTCCAGACCGTACAAAAAAAGATTTGA
- a CDS encoding NAD-binding protein: MWLIIPAVVSHYEVGTQGSNITSYVDGLWWGIVTILTIGYGDRYPVTPEGRFWAGLMMIGGVAGIGVVTAKISSVFLEKAIRDRKGLVETAALNQHFVICGWKNEMHTLLLHILESNPQVKSDKIVLVNNVSDEEIENLHEYPKLNKIKHIRGDFFSAEVLKRSAPEKAFKILILADATVGPKGVVPTRTEADARTIMTAMTLNNIAKGIPVVAEILDSQMDQYLKLAQVHEIIYSRDYSRLLLAMASTGLGVTNIFHDLLDPHSNSMLSTEIIPAEMVKLNYSDFRVKFEALNPKMNLLGILENSGNSHKAKENALKKAQFTPNVQELVKNLQSVKNIRFNFPLFNPDPNYVIGEDSMAIVIKKRGDYVLEK; encoded by the coding sequence ATGTGGCTTATCATTCCTGCCGTTGTTTCTCATTACGAAGTGGGCACACAAGGCTCCAATATCACCAGTTATGTGGATGGACTTTGGTGGGGCATCGTCACCATTTTAACTATTGGTTATGGTGATCGTTACCCCGTAACTCCAGAAGGTCGTTTTTGGGCTGGATTGATGATGATTGGCGGAGTTGCCGGTATTGGCGTGGTGACTGCAAAAATTTCTTCTGTATTTTTAGAAAAAGCAATCAGAGATAGGAAGGGCCTTGTGGAAACAGCAGCTTTAAATCAACATTTTGTTATCTGTGGATGGAAAAATGAAATGCATACCTTGCTTTTACATATTTTGGAATCAAATCCACAGGTAAAAAGCGATAAGATCGTCTTGGTTAACAATGTGTCTGATGAAGAGATTGAAAATTTACATGAGTATCCAAAATTAAATAAAATTAAGCATATTCGAGGTGATTTCTTTTCGGCAGAGGTCTTAAAACGGAGTGCTCCCGAAAAGGCATTTAAAATTTTAATCTTAGCGGACGCCACCGTCGGGCCTAAAGGAGTCGTGCCCACGCGCACGGAAGCTGATGCCAGAACCATAATGACAGCGATGACACTCAATAATATTGCCAAGGGAATCCCTGTGGTGGCAGAGATCCTGGATAGTCAAATGGATCAATATCTTAAATTAGCTCAAGTACATGAAATTATTTATAGCCGAGATTATTCAAGGCTGCTTCTTGCCATGGCTTCTACCGGACTGGGGGTCACTAATATTTTTCATGACTTGTTAGATCCCCACTCAAACTCAATGCTTTCAACTGAAATCATTCCCGCAGAGATGGTAAAATTAAATTACAGCGATTTTCGAGTCAAATTTGAAGCTCTAAACCCAAAAATGAATTTACTTGGAATTCTGGAAAACTCCGGAAACAGCCATAAAGCAAAAGAAAATGCCTTAAAGAAAGCTCAGTTTACTCCCAATGTACAAGAGTTAGTTAAAAACTTACAAAGTGTTAAGAATATTCGTTTTAATTTCCCATTATTTAATCCTGATCCAAATTATGTTATTGGTGAAGATTCCATGGCTATTGTGATCAAAAAAAGAGGTGATTATGTCCTCGAAAAATGA
- a CDS encoding cyclic nucleotide-binding domain-containing protein, giving the protein MSSKNDYSEILKKVSFFSDIVTIEGAIEKVSLIMEKKTFLKGEAITKQGSPGSEFFVLLSGKLSVHKTTIDGEDFNVAYLDSSSYPSFGEGGLIENEVRSASILCEMNSDCLVLNKENFDALCIINPHIGLPLFKKIAQSLIKRLAQTSNDLMLLHKALMDEIRAQ; this is encoded by the coding sequence ATGTCCTCGAAAAATGATTATTCAGAAATTCTAAAGAAAGTTTCTTTTTTTAGTGATATCGTGACCATTGAAGGAGCAATTGAAAAAGTTTCTTTAATTATGGAAAAAAAAACCTTTCTTAAAGGAGAGGCCATCACCAAACAAGGAAGTCCCGGAAGTGAATTCTTTGTTTTGCTTAGTGGCAAGCTTAGTGTCCATAAAACGACGATTGATGGTGAAGATTTTAATGTAGCTTATTTAGATTCCAGTTCTTACCCTTCATTTGGCGAAGGCGGTCTCATAGAAAATGAAGTGAGGAGTGCTTCTATCCTTTGTGAAATGAATTCAGATTGTCTTGTCTTGAACAAAGAAAACTTTGATGCTCTTTGTATAATAAACCCTCATATTGGTTTGCCTCTATTTAAAAAAATTGCGCAATCATTAATTAAAAGACTTGCTCAAACCAGCAACGACTTAATGCTTTTACACAAGGCACTCATGGATGAAATCAGAGCGCAGTAG
- a CDS encoding YggS family pyridoxal phosphate-dependent enzyme, whose product MKKKSLIEIQNEIQTSIETPNSAGSRVKILAVSKKQSVEAITQLYQQGQNLFGENYVQEALEKMDQIKFPVAWHFIGHLQSNKVKDVVGKFELIHSVDSLKLAQKIDKRAKELKLTQKILVEVNVGQENSKSGFSIERLKTEWPQLIQLENIALHGLMCLPPQEEDPKKTEIHFQKTANLLDELKEIMKQHQIDRRERHLMNELSMGTSSDFILALKHKATIIRLGTILFGERK is encoded by the coding sequence ATCGAGATTCAAAACGAAATCCAAACAAGCATAGAGACGCCGAATTCCGCAGGTTCACGGGTCAAAATACTTGCCGTTTCAAAAAAACAGAGTGTTGAAGCGATCACTCAACTGTATCAACAAGGGCAAAACCTTTTTGGGGAAAATTATGTTCAAGAAGCCCTAGAGAAAATGGATCAAATAAAATTTCCGGTAGCTTGGCACTTTATAGGCCATCTTCAAAGTAATAAAGTGAAAGACGTTGTTGGGAAGTTCGAGCTGATTCATTCTGTGGACTCATTAAAACTGGCTCAGAAAATTGATAAAAGAGCCAAAGAATTAAAATTAACACAAAAAATTTTAGTTGAAGTGAATGTAGGTCAAGAAAATTCTAAATCTGGTTTTTCTATAGAAAGACTAAAGACAGAATGGCCACAGCTTATTCAATTAGAGAATATTGCTTTACATGGTCTAATGTGTCTACCTCCCCAAGAAGAAGACCCGAAAAAAACAGAAATTCATTTTCAAAAAACAGCAAATCTTTTAGATGAATTAAAAGAGATCATGAAACAGCATCAAATCGATCGAAGAGAACGCCATCTTATGAACGAGTTATCTATGGGTACCAGCAGTGATTTTATTCTGGCTTTAAAACACAAAGCGACTATTATTAGACTAGGAACAATCCTTTTTGGGGAAAGAAAATAA
- a CDS encoding cyclic nucleotide-binding domain-containing protein codes for MISLDERRTFTLAFANPAIKSSIASAIENHIKKTTLFFAEDGSEALFKIESFPPHICILEGLLPKKTGFELVEFLLSKEFGKNIAFIIVSEIPDNELFVDQVVTGQVQFLRNPNSEDQIVSNLTRALNFVAQSDNSEYKLHFLGPKDILFNEGDIAQSVFILKSGTLDVFLDSESKRKDIAQITSGEFVGEMAYFNHEKRSASVQAVTDCELIEIPIGKLDTVLFSKPAWAKALMHTLTRRIKNSNSLVKTILKKEI; via the coding sequence ATGATTTCTCTTGATGAAAGACGCACCTTTACTTTAGCCTTTGCAAACCCGGCTATTAAATCGTCAATTGCAAGTGCTATTGAAAACCATATAAAAAAGACAACTCTCTTCTTTGCTGAAGACGGCTCAGAAGCCTTATTTAAAATAGAGAGCTTTCCTCCTCATATTTGTATTCTTGAAGGTCTTTTGCCAAAGAAAACTGGGTTTGAGCTTGTTGAGTTTCTGCTTTCTAAAGAGTTCGGAAAAAATATTGCTTTTATTATCGTAAGCGAAATTCCTGACAACGAGCTTTTTGTTGATCAGGTTGTCACTGGCCAAGTCCAGTTTTTGAGAAATCCAAACTCGGAGGATCAAATTGTTTCGAATCTCACTCGCGCCCTCAACTTTGTGGCTCAGTCAGATAACTCAGAATACAAACTTCATTTTTTAGGGCCTAAAGATATTTTATTCAATGAAGGCGACATTGCTCAAAGTGTCTTTATTTTAAAATCTGGTACTCTGGATGTTTTTTTAGACTCAGAATCTAAAAGAAAAGACATTGCCCAAATTACTTCAGGTGAGTTTGTTGGTGAAATGGCCTATTTTAATCACGAGAAACGTTCGGCTTCAGTTCAAGCAGTTACTGATTGTGAACTTATTGAGATTCCCATTGGAAAACTAGACACCGTGTTGTTTTCCAAACCAGCTTGGGCCAAAGCCCTAATGCATACACTTACTCGTCGAATTAAAAATTCTAATTCCTTGGTAAAAACTATTCTCAAGAAAGAGATCTAG
- the maiA gene encoding maleylacetoacetate isomerase codes for MILHNYFRSSTSYRVRLVLHLKNLEFVYKPVHLLNNGGEQNQESYKKINPMGEVPTLEYKGLVLGQSMAIIEFLEEEFPSPALLPKSLQQKAKIRQFCENINSFLHPISNLKMLQYLESKHQYNQAQKEEWISYWYPKGLSALELSIKQNAKQYCFGDQLTFADCFLVPLVFTALRFNVDLNNYPGILKINENCLQLEAFKKAHPSNQIDTH; via the coding sequence ATCATTTTACATAATTATTTCAGAAGTTCTACCTCTTACAGGGTGCGCCTGGTTCTACACTTAAAAAATTTGGAATTTGTTTATAAACCAGTACATTTATTAAATAATGGTGGCGAACAAAATCAAGAGTCCTATAAAAAGATAAATCCCATGGGTGAGGTTCCAACTTTGGAATACAAAGGTCTTGTCCTTGGTCAGTCAATGGCGATAATTGAATTTCTTGAGGAAGAATTCCCTAGTCCGGCCTTACTGCCAAAGAGCTTGCAGCAAAAAGCAAAGATAAGACAATTTTGCGAAAATATTAATTCATTTTTGCATCCTATATCGAACTTAAAAATGCTTCAATATCTAGAAAGCAAACATCAGTACAATCAAGCTCAAAAAGAAGAGTGGATTTCCTATTGGTATCCAAAGGGTCTTTCTGCTTTAGAATTATCGATTAAACAAAATGCCAAACAATATTGTTTTGGTGACCAGCTAACTTTTGCAGACTGTTTTTTGGTGCCTTTGGTTTTTACAGCCTTAAGATTTAATGTCGACTTAAATAATTATCCTGGTATTTTAAAAATAAACGAAAATTGTTTGCAATTAGAGGCTTTTAAAAAAGCCCACCCTTCAAATCAAATCGATACACATTAA
- a CDS encoding glutamine--tRNA ligase/YqeY domain fusion protein: protein MSHSPTPEAPNFLKQIIEKDIANSTHQGQVVTRFPPEPNGYLHVGHAKSICLNFGLAQEYKGRCHLRFDDTNPETEDTEYIESIKADARWLGFEWGKHEYFASDYFETIYLWAEQLIKDHKAYVCDLNESELRAYRGDFNTPGKDSPFRNRSVDENLNLFRRMKNGEFEEGACTLRAKIDMKSPNMNMRDPLLYRIKKVAHHRTGTKWCIYPMYDFAHPLSDAIEHITHSICTLEFQDHRPFYDWCIDNIPVPAKPRQYEFARLNMTYLVMSKRKLLQLVKEGLVSGWDDPRMPTISGMRRRGYTPESIRSFAKRIGVAKAESLIDFEILEACVKEDLDSVSHRAMAVLHPLKVTITNYPEGKNEEIKASIHPKKEELGKRNLVFTKELFIEKSDFMENPSADFFRLAPGNQVRLRNAYVIKCNEVIKNNLGEVIELKCEYDPVTLGGKPTAEGKKIKGIIHWVSATDCIEAEIRLYGRLFRTSNPEVTEEGSDFKSNLAQNSLQIIHKAKLESSLKLANQETRYQFERTGYFCLDSKDSKIHQMVFNMIVEL, encoded by the coding sequence ATGAGTCATTCGCCTACCCCAGAGGCCCCTAATTTTTTAAAACAAATAATTGAAAAAGACATTGCCAACAGCACTCATCAAGGCCAGGTTGTTACTCGTTTTCCTCCTGAACCAAATGGATATTTGCATGTAGGCCATGCGAAATCAATTTGTTTAAATTTTGGCTTAGCTCAAGAATACAAAGGCCGTTGTCACTTACGTTTTGATGATACAAATCCTGAAACAGAAGATACAGAATACATAGAATCAATAAAAGCAGATGCGAGATGGCTCGGTTTCGAATGGGGGAAACACGAATATTTTGCTTCTGATTATTTCGAAACTATTTATTTATGGGCGGAACAATTAATCAAAGATCATAAAGCTTATGTCTGCGATTTAAACGAGTCAGAACTCCGAGCCTATCGTGGCGACTTTAATACTCCAGGAAAGGACTCACCCTTTCGAAATAGGTCTGTGGATGAAAACCTGAATCTCTTTCGTCGAATGAAAAATGGCGAGTTTGAGGAGGGCGCATGCACTTTAAGAGCTAAGATCGATATGAAATCTCCTAATATGAATATGCGTGATCCGTTACTTTATAGAATTAAAAAGGTAGCTCACCATCGAACGGGAACAAAATGGTGTATTTATCCAATGTACGACTTTGCTCATCCTTTGAGTGATGCTATTGAACACATTACCCATTCTATTTGTACCTTAGAATTTCAAGATCATCGCCCGTTTTATGATTGGTGTATCGACAATATTCCTGTTCCAGCAAAGCCACGTCAGTATGAATTTGCAAGACTTAACATGACCTATCTTGTGATGAGCAAAAGAAAACTATTACAACTTGTTAAAGAAGGCCTTGTCTCTGGATGGGATGACCCTCGCATGCCAACAATCTCGGGAATGCGTCGCCGTGGATACACGCCTGAATCTATACGATCCTTTGCAAAAAGAATTGGCGTTGCGAAAGCGGAAAGTTTAATCGATTTTGAAATCTTAGAAGCCTGTGTGAAAGAAGATTTAGACTCTGTTTCACATAGAGCTATGGCTGTTCTTCACCCGCTGAAAGTGACAATCACCAACTATCCCGAAGGAAAAAATGAAGAAATCAAAGCCTCCATTCATCCAAAAAAAGAAGAGCTAGGTAAAAGAAACCTCGTTTTTACTAAAGAGCTTTTTATTGAAAAATCAGATTTTATGGAAAATCCTTCTGCTGATTTTTTTAGACTCGCCCCTGGAAATCAAGTTCGATTAAGAAATGCTTATGTAATTAAATGCAACGAAGTCATAAAAAATAATCTTGGGGAAGTGATTGAATTAAAATGTGAGTACGATCCAGTTACCTTGGGCGGTAAACCAACTGCGGAAGGTAAAAAAATTAAGGGCATCATCCATTGGGTTTCAGCAACTGATTGTATAGAAGCAGAGATCCGTCTCTACGGCCGCCTTTTCAGAACTTCAAATCCAGAGGTTACAGAGGAGGGCTCTGATTTTAAATCCAACCTAGCACAAAACTCATTACAAATAATTCACAAAGCTAAACTTGAGTCTAGTTTGAAATTGGCTAATCAAGAAACTCGTTATCAATTTGAAAGAACGGGTTATTTTTGTTTAGACTCAAAAGATAGTAAGATTCACCAAATGGTTTTTAATATGATTGTTGAACTCTAA
- a CDS encoding pyrroline-5-carboxylate reductase gives MLYNKATTVGFIGCGNMAQAIIKGLVDNKVMSPSKIYASNRSAGKLQKLKETYLIQVCNTNEELIEKAEIVILAMKPQDMLLAVESIASIFSEKQIVMSLAAGVTMNTLKKQLPQCRIVRLMPNTPTLIGKGLIGYLAEENSNNYLETLVDDLFSSLGKIVQLKDESQLESFMVACSSGTGFVYEFMMYWQDWLQEHDFDEDLAKVLTLETFLGAAQLAEKNLNISIEELQNRVTSKKGVTFAGLESIREQEIERSLRVAFEKAALKNQEMARTLK, from the coding sequence ATGTTGTATAATAAAGCTACCACTGTGGGTTTTATAGGTTGTGGAAATATGGCCCAAGCTATCATTAAGGGATTAGTGGATAATAAAGTCATGTCTCCGTCCAAGATTTATGCCAGCAATCGATCTGCTGGAAAACTGCAAAAATTAAAAGAAACCTATCTTATTCAAGTATGTAACACTAATGAAGAGCTCATTGAAAAAGCTGAAATAGTTATTTTAGCAATGAAACCACAGGACATGTTATTGGCCGTTGAATCTATTGCTAGTATTTTTAGCGAAAAACAAATTGTCATGAGTTTAGCTGCTGGGGTGACGATGAACACGTTAAAAAAACAATTACCCCAATGTCGGATAGTTCGACTCATGCCGAATACGCCAACCCTTATTGGTAAAGGATTAATTGGCTATTTAGCTGAAGAAAATTCAAATAATTATTTAGAAACGTTAGTTGATGATTTGTTTAGTTCCCTTGGGAAGATTGTTCAGTTGAAAGATGAATCACAGTTAGAGTCCTTTATGGTGGCTTGTTCTAGTGGAACGGGATTTGTTTACGAATTTATGATGTATTGGCAGGATTGGTTGCAAGAACACGATTTTGATGAAGATCTTGCCAAGGTATTAACGTTAGAAACCTTTCTAGGGGCCGCTCAATTAGCCGAAAAAAATCTAAATATCTCTATTGAAGAGTTACAAAATCGAGTGACTTCGAAAAAAGGAGTCACCTTTGCGGGTCTTGAATCTATCAGAGAACAAGAGATAGAAAGATCTTTGCGTGTTGCCTTCGAAAAGGCCGCACTTAAAAATCAAGAAATGGCTAGAACACTCAAATGA
- a CDS encoding PorT family protein, translating into MKLNFYTSLILPIFTCCLFFQSNSQALGFGIEGGFRQQSGDTTAGYSTSSQVGYQLGAVGFFDLTEKVAIRSGLFYTQRPLKITNDTSLSSTSMAFTYFDIPIGFMLKFEDSMGIYLGTAISLNLDKSSSQKSVMDIVDVKSFVTPLQLGVTFKFMPDVGLNLYFEQFGDVAKDLKSYRSVGVNLLFTME; encoded by the coding sequence ATGAAACTCAATTTTTACACTTCTTTGATTCTTCCAATTTTCACATGTTGTTTATTTTTTCAATCAAATTCCCAGGCCCTTGGTTTTGGTATTGAGGGTGGATTCAGACAACAGTCTGGAGATACGACTGCGGGCTATTCTACTTCTTCTCAAGTAGGTTATCAATTAGGAGCCGTCGGTTTTTTTGATCTAACCGAAAAGGTAGCCATCCGATCTGGTTTGTTTTACACACAAAGACCACTTAAAATCACAAATGATACCAGCTTAAGTTCGACAAGCATGGCATTTACTTATTTTGATATTCCTATTGGGTTTATGCTTAAATTTGAAGATTCGATGGGAATCTATTTAGGAACGGCTATCTCATTAAATTTAGATAAATCTTCAAGTCAGAAATCTGTCATGGATATTGTCGATGTAAAATCTTTTGTGACGCCGCTACAATTAGGAGTGACTTTTAAGTTCATGCCTGACGTTGGATTGAATCTTTATTTTGAACAGTTTGGTGATGTTGCAAAAGATTTGAAATCCTATCGTTCCGTGGGTGTAAATCTTTTGTTTACCATGGAGTAG